In Aquipuribacter nitratireducens, the following proteins share a genomic window:
- a CDS encoding peroxidase family protein encodes MGTSRARKGLAAVTAAVTIGAGLVVTAPTATADHVAGHEPPALNIVKSDLEFVLRQIKIAEAHAAGGDLLGPGENQVGSPLLPFGLRTVTGDFNNLMSGALDGKDRRYFGAADQPFPRLLAPQFRTADVIPPSPAGRPGPGQGFGDTTSYAQVEADQVVYDAEPRRISNLIVDQTTDNPAAVASAERLGTLPLVDDDGDPGTPEVVPPHTPLEIPATAPDEGLSAPFNSMMTFFGQFFDHGLDLVSKGGNGTVIIPLDADDPLRVGGIDGDPSTPDTVPPNLAFMTLTRATNDPGPDGLQGTADDVQEHTNTTTPYVDQNQTYTSHPSHQVFLREHERVGDDTRATGFLLDGTLEDGTRGGLATWADVRTQARDLLGIDLTDADVHEVPLLLTDPYGRMIPDANGYAQVVFAGGELRSGTAAAPLDITDALGTGHAFLDDIAHSAVPTGDNDPAPGPQVGPLAPDADDVVTPGRPAFGTYDDEMLEEHFVTGDGRGNENIALSAVHHVFHAEHNRVTHQVQDLVLEQTDDPEFQAEWRLGDGAWNGERLFQAGRLFTEMQYQHLVFEEFGRTISPNIDVVPANESGYHPELDAAIKAEFAHVVYRFGHSMLTERVMREASDGTTEQMTLLEAFLDPTAYDAGGLSPEEAAGSLIKGATLEQGNEIDEFVTPVLRNNLLGLPLDLPTINMTRARDAGVPGLQEARRTFYAESLDATVAPYASWNDFGSALRNPESLVNFVAAYGTHPSVKSATTLADKRAAAQALVDSSDPFLATAGGLDDVDMWVGGLAERPRVFGSFLGSTFNYVFEKQMEDLQNGDRFYYLSRLIGTNFLGELENNSLKAMIERNTTATDLPANIFQTPDCVIRAADYAGPGPFADVEATPCDESAIHTDQAGYLRFVGAEHITFVGTDGNDRLRSGLGDDTVLGKDGDDTLEGGDGNDNLLGGNGADVITDLNGDDTIKGGNGPDAINAGPGLDLILSGAGKDFVLHGSDETESFAQTGDDFIRGGNAHDIIAGNDGDDWIEGGGGTDLLQGDNRNGFQNDPNGGADVLIANAGNDDYDAEGGDDIMVAGSGTNRNEGMKGFDWVTHTRHPFRADDDMRLTGLLPPDVQNMRDRFDLVEGLSGWQFDDILRGDDRAPEEVEEGEPVEPPGELSFIDHELRDPSRIAGLQQLLPADAADADGIWFTGGNVLLGGGGSDTIEGRGGDDLIDGDSWLNVTLEAGGVRYSSMTQLAARVFARDISPADITIVREIVRDESGIDVAEFSGPVSEYDITRTTSRDGRPMAIVSHTGGLATDGTDHLIGVERFRFADGVLDFVDLPTNVAATGTVLISDTTPTEDVALTATVEDLVDPDGLGDLFFTWEALIDGLWVGVGNGDTFTPGDVTVGNPLRVVVTFTDGEGNPERLESAPTEPVANVNDVPTGAPVVSPATPEIGGTLTVDTSTIADADGIPLVDGSPAFAFQWLVSDRGDPADLVPVAGATDPTFVPTADQVGEVFAVTVSWTDTHGTAEALTSDVTQPLPAPPSGEATLSVAALAFPAVTTTSGTTLDVGVSNTGTAPLTVTGLTIGGRDAASFSAAGCTTPVAVGDSCTVTVTFAPVAAGEQRGELSLAHDGVNSPAVVTLVGTGLVPSTLQAPAAVDFGQRRIGQDRVQTVRLRNTGGSTITLGARATTGPFSVAAGTCGATLAPRASCNLSVTFRPVATGPATGVLTVVSDAVNGTVTVTLSGSGR; translated from the coding sequence ATGGGGACATCCAGGGCCAGGAAGGGCCTCGCGGCGGTCACCGCCGCGGTGACGATCGGGGCAGGCCTCGTCGTCACCGCGCCGACGGCCACCGCGGACCACGTCGCGGGGCACGAGCCCCCGGCGCTCAACATCGTGAAGTCGGACCTCGAGTTCGTGCTCCGGCAGATCAAGATCGCCGAGGCGCACGCCGCCGGCGGCGACCTCCTCGGACCCGGCGAGAACCAGGTGGGCAGCCCGCTGCTCCCCTTCGGTCTCCGCACGGTGACCGGCGACTTCAACAACCTCATGTCCGGCGCCCTCGACGGCAAGGACCGCAGGTACTTCGGGGCCGCCGACCAGCCGTTCCCCCGGCTGCTCGCGCCGCAGTTCCGCACCGCGGACGTCATCCCTCCGTCGCCGGCCGGGAGGCCAGGCCCGGGTCAGGGCTTCGGCGACACGACCTCGTACGCGCAGGTGGAGGCCGACCAGGTCGTCTACGACGCGGAGCCCCGCCGCATCAGCAACCTCATCGTCGACCAGACCACCGACAACCCTGCGGCGGTCGCGTCGGCCGAGCGACTCGGCACGCTCCCGCTCGTGGACGACGACGGCGACCCCGGCACCCCCGAGGTCGTGCCGCCCCACACCCCGCTCGAGATCCCGGCGACCGCACCGGACGAGGGTCTCTCGGCGCCCTTCAACTCGATGATGACGTTCTTCGGCCAGTTCTTCGACCACGGCCTCGACCTCGTGAGCAAGGGCGGGAACGGCACGGTCATCATCCCGCTCGACGCCGACGACCCGCTGCGCGTCGGGGGCATCGACGGCGACCCGAGCACCCCCGACACCGTGCCGCCGAACCTCGCCTTCATGACCCTCACCCGCGCGACGAACGACCCCGGCCCCGACGGGCTGCAGGGCACCGCGGACGACGTGCAGGAGCACACGAACACGACGACGCCGTACGTCGACCAGAACCAGACCTACACGTCGCACCCGAGCCACCAGGTGTTCCTCCGCGAGCACGAGCGGGTGGGCGACGACACCCGGGCCACCGGCTTCCTCCTCGACGGCACGCTCGAGGACGGCACCCGGGGTGGCCTCGCCACGTGGGCCGACGTCAGGACGCAGGCGCGTGACCTGCTCGGCATCGACCTCACCGACGCCGACGTCCACGAGGTCCCGCTCCTCCTCACGGACCCGTACGGCCGGATGATCCCGGACGCGAACGGCTACGCCCAGGTCGTCTTCGCCGGCGGCGAGCTCCGCAGCGGCACCGCGGCGGCACCGCTCGACATCACGGACGCGCTCGGCACCGGCCACGCGTTCCTCGACGACATCGCCCACTCGGCGGTCCCGACGGGCGACAACGACCCGGCGCCCGGCCCGCAGGTGGGGCCGCTGGCCCCCGACGCCGACGACGTCGTCACCCCGGGCCGACCCGCCTTCGGCACCTACGACGACGAGATGCTCGAGGAGCACTTCGTCACCGGCGACGGCCGCGGGAACGAGAACATCGCCCTCAGCGCGGTGCACCACGTCTTCCACGCGGAGCACAACCGCGTCACCCACCAGGTGCAGGACCTCGTCCTCGAGCAGACCGACGACCCCGAGTTCCAGGCGGAGTGGCGCCTGGGCGACGGGGCGTGGAACGGCGAGCGCCTCTTCCAGGCCGGCCGGCTGTTCACCGAGATGCAGTACCAGCACCTCGTCTTCGAGGAGTTCGGGCGCACCATCTCCCCGAACATCGACGTGGTCCCGGCGAACGAGAGCGGGTACCACCCCGAGCTCGACGCGGCCATCAAGGCGGAGTTCGCACACGTCGTCTACCGCTTCGGGCACTCCATGCTGACCGAGCGGGTGATGCGCGAGGCCTCCGACGGCACGACCGAGCAGATGACGCTGCTCGAGGCCTTCCTCGACCCGACCGCCTACGACGCCGGGGGCCTCAGCCCCGAGGAGGCGGCGGGGTCGCTCATCAAGGGCGCGACCCTCGAGCAGGGCAACGAGATCGACGAGTTCGTGACGCCGGTCCTGCGCAACAACCTGCTGGGCCTGCCTCTCGACCTGCCGACCATCAACATGACCCGCGCCCGTGACGCGGGCGTCCCGGGCCTGCAGGAGGCCCGGCGCACCTTCTACGCGGAGAGCCTCGACGCCACCGTCGCCCCGTACGCGAGCTGGAACGACTTCGGCTCCGCCCTGCGCAACCCCGAGTCGCTCGTCAACTTCGTGGCGGCCTACGGCACCCACCCCTCGGTAAAGTCGGCGACGACCCTGGCGGACAAGCGGGCGGCGGCACAGGCCCTCGTCGACTCCTCCGACCCGTTCCTCGCGACCGCGGGCGGCCTCGACGACGTCGACATGTGGGTGGGCGGCCTCGCCGAGCGCCCGCGCGTCTTCGGGTCGTTCCTCGGGTCGACCTTCAACTACGTCTTCGAGAAGCAGATGGAGGACCTGCAGAACGGCGACCGCTTCTACTACCTCTCGCGCCTCATCGGGACGAACTTCCTCGGGGAGCTGGAGAACAACTCGCTCAAGGCGATGATCGAGCGGAACACCACCGCGACCGACCTGCCGGCGAACATCTTCCAGACCCCGGACTGCGTGATCCGCGCGGCGGACTACGCGGGGCCGGGACCGTTCGCCGACGTCGAGGCGACCCCGTGCGACGAGTCGGCGATCCACACCGACCAGGCCGGGTACCTCCGCTTCGTGGGCGCCGAGCACATCACGTTCGTCGGCACCGACGGCAACGACAGGCTGCGGTCCGGACTCGGGGACGACACCGTCCTCGGCAAGGACGGCGACGACACCCTCGAGGGCGGCGACGGCAACGACAACCTCCTCGGCGGCAACGGCGCCGACGTCATCACCGACCTCAACGGTGACGACACGATCAAGGGCGGGAACGGCCCGGACGCCATCAACGCGGGCCCGGGTCTCGACCTCATCCTCTCCGGCGCGGGCAAGGACTTCGTCCTCCACGGCTCCGACGAGACCGAGTCGTTCGCCCAGACCGGCGACGACTTCATCCGGGGCGGCAACGCCCACGACATCATCGCCGGGAACGACGGCGACGACTGGATCGAGGGCGGCGGCGGCACCGACCTGCTGCAGGGCGACAACCGCAACGGGTTCCAGAACGACCCGAACGGCGGCGCGGACGTCCTCATCGCCAACGCCGGCAACGACGACTACGACGCCGAGGGTGGCGACGACATCATGGTCGCCGGCTCCGGCACCAACCGGAACGAGGGCATGAAGGGCTTCGACTGGGTGACCCACACCCGGCACCCCTTCCGGGCCGACGACGACATGCGCCTCACCGGCCTGCTCCCGCCGGACGTGCAGAACATGCGCGACCGGTTCGACCTCGTCGAGGGCCTGTCCGGCTGGCAGTTCGACGACATCCTGCGTGGCGACGACCGGGCACCGGAGGAGGTCGAGGAGGGCGAGCCCGTCGAGCCCCCGGGCGAGCTCAGCTTCATCGACCACGAGCTGCGGGACCCGTCGCGCATCGCCGGCCTCCAGCAGCTGCTGCCGGCCGACGCGGCGGACGCGGACGGGATCTGGTTCACCGGCGGCAACGTCCTGCTCGGCGGTGGCGGCTCCGACACCATCGAGGGGCGCGGCGGTGACGACCTCATCGACGGCGACAGCTGGCTCAACGTCACCCTCGAGGCAGGCGGCGTCCGCTACTCCTCGATGACGCAGCTGGCCGCCCGGGTGTTCGCCCGCGACATCAGCCCCGCCGACATCACCATCGTGCGGGAGATCGTGCGGGACGAGTCCGGCATCGACGTCGCGGAGTTCTCCGGTCCGGTGTCGGAGTACGACATCACCCGGACCACGAGCCGCGACGGCCGCCCGATGGCGATCGTCTCCCACACCGGCGGCCTCGCCACCGACGGGACCGACCACCTCATCGGCGTCGAGCGGTTCCGCTTCGCGGACGGCGTCCTCGACTTCGTCGACCTCCCGACGAACGTGGCGGCCACTGGCACGGTGCTCATCAGCGACACCACGCCGACGGAGGACGTCGCCCTCACCGCCACCGTGGAGGACCTCGTCGACCCCGACGGGCTCGGTGACCTGTTCTTCACGTGGGAGGCGCTCATCGACGGCCTGTGGGTCGGTGTCGGCAACGGGGACACCTTCACCCCGGGCGACGTCACCGTGGGCAACCCCCTGCGGGTCGTCGTCACCTTCACCGACGGCGAGGGCAACCCGGAGCGGCTGGAGTCGGCACCGACCGAGCCCGTCGCGAACGTCAACGACGTGCCCACCGGCGCACCGGTGGTCTCGCCCGCGACCCCGGAGATCGGCGGGACCCTGACCGTCGACACCTCGACGATCGCCGACGCCGACGGCATCCCGCTCGTCGACGGCAGCCCAGCGTTCGCCTTCCAGTGGCTCGTCAGCGACCGCGGCGACCCCGCCGACCTCGTGCCGGTGGCCGGGGCGACCGACCCCACGTTCGTCCCCACGGCGGACCAGGTCGGGGAGGTGTTCGCGGTGACGGTCTCCTGGACCGACACCCACGGCACGGCAGAGGCACTGACGTCGGACGTCACGCAGCCCCTCCCGGCGCCTCCGTCGGGCGAGGCGACGCTCAGCGTGGCCGCCCTGGCCTTCCCCGCCGTGACCACGACGTCCGGCACCACGCTCGACGTCGGCGTCAGCAACACGGGCACGGCACCGCTCACGGTGACGGGCCTCACCATCGGCGGGCGCGACGCGGCCTCGTTCTCTGCGGCCGGGTGCACGACGCCCGTCGCGGTCGGGGACAGCTGCACCGTCACGGTGACGTTCGCACCGGTCGCCGCCGGGGAGCAGCGCGGTGAGCTGTCGCTCGCCCACGACGGCGTGAACTCGCCGGCCGTGGTGACGCTCGTCGGCACCGGTCTCGTCCCCTCCACCCTGCAGGCCCCCGCTGCCGTCGACTTCGGGCAGCGGCGGATCGGGCAGGACCGGGTGCAGACCGTCCGCCTCCGGAACACGGGCGGGTCGACCATCACCCTCGGGGCGAGGGCCACGACCGGACCGTTCTCGGTCGCGGCGGGCACGTGCGGCGCGACCCTCGCGCCGCGGGCGTCGTGCAACCTGTCGGTCACCTTCCGCCCGGTGGCCACCGGGCCGGCGACCGGGGTCCTCACCGTGGTGAGCGACGCCGTCAACGGCACGGTGACCGTCACCCTCAGCGGCAGCGGCCGCTGA
- a CDS encoding lytic murein transglycosylase encodes MTVSTGLGAGSTTRRPVRRPSPAVHGCAAALLAVAAAVPSPPARLGAGGAGALSTATTATGDGPVPVRLGAVAFPLGADGSHHAGAAPTGLHGLLTEAAASATPDATTVPAEVWDILLAAGPDPRPRLDAATLDALMPGGGSGALAYVPTTGGQDADGSAAIRSGGAGSTAANGIPARAHAAYVAAAERTARTTPGCGLTWPVLAGIGRVESNHGRYGGAVVGADGRSSPAIIGIPLDGRPGVALIRDTDGGRLDRDTTYDRAVGPMQFIPSTWSGMGVDGDGDGTADPHDLDDAAAAAARYLCAGGTDMRERDGARRAVHRYNHSWDYVDQVLALAARYAADPGAVVPDHPTTSAVHPTGPRPGSTARGSSAPPVASPGPLPPRPGAAPAATAPSGPVRVPARPVSTRAPGVSPTQAAPTTTPTTPTTTPTTPPTTPPTNAPTTAPTTAPTTAPTTAPTGPEPPPAAPDPPAVSPAAPAEESPAPEAGPTVLGTVALHPGGTVTLDRLDLDPAGGQQLLDVTALGGPSGLALTVELLTDGTTRLGVGSATVVVGVLEGDLDAGDLVG; translated from the coding sequence GTGACCGTCTCCACCGGGCTGGGCGCCGGGTCGACGACCCGGCGCCCCGTCCGGCGCCCCTCCCCCGCCGTCCACGGCTGTGCCGCCGCCCTGCTGGCGGTCGCGGCCGCGGTGCCGTCGCCCCCCGCTCGCCTGGGAGCGGGGGGCGCCGGGGCGCTCTCCACCGCGACCACCGCGACGGGCGACGGCCCGGTCCCCGTCCGGCTCGGTGCGGTCGCGTTCCCCCTCGGCGCCGACGGGTCGCACCACGCCGGAGCGGCGCCCACCGGGCTCCACGGCCTGCTCACCGAGGCGGCGGCGTCCGCGACCCCGGACGCCACGACGGTGCCGGCGGAGGTGTGGGACATCCTGCTGGCCGCCGGCCCCGACCCCCGGCCCCGGCTCGACGCCGCCACGCTCGACGCGCTCATGCCCGGGGGCGGCAGCGGCGCCCTCGCCTACGTCCCCACGACAGGTGGTCAGGACGCCGACGGCTCGGCCGCGATCCGCTCCGGCGGCGCGGGCAGCACGGCGGCGAACGGCATCCCCGCCCGCGCCCACGCCGCGTACGTCGCAGCTGCCGAGCGGACGGCGCGCACGACCCCCGGCTGCGGTCTCACGTGGCCGGTGCTGGCCGGCATCGGACGGGTGGAGTCGAACCACGGTCGCTACGGCGGTGCGGTCGTCGGTGCCGACGGTCGAAGCAGCCCGGCCATCATCGGCATCCCGCTCGACGGTCGACCCGGCGTCGCCCTCATCCGCGACACCGACGGCGGTCGTCTCGACCGGGACACGACCTACGACCGCGCGGTCGGTCCCATGCAGTTCATCCCCTCGACGTGGTCGGGCATGGGTGTCGACGGCGACGGGGACGGCACCGCCGACCCCCACGACCTCGACGACGCCGCCGCGGCCGCGGCCCGGTACCTCTGCGCCGGAGGCACCGACATGCGCGAGCGGGACGGTGCGAGGCGCGCGGTGCACCGGTACAACCACAGCTGGGACTACGTCGACCAGGTCCTCGCGCTCGCGGCCCGCTACGCCGCCGACCCCGGGGCCGTGGTCCCGGACCACCCGACCACCTCTGCCGTGCACCCCACCGGACCGAGGCCCGGAAGCACGGCCCGCGGCAGCTCGGCGCCGCCGGTGGCGAGCCCCGGCCCGCTCCCGCCGCGGCCCGGGGCCGCACCCGCCGCGACGGCTCCGTCGGGGCCCGTCCGGGTACCTGCGCGACCGGTCAGCACACGGGCACCAGGCGTCTCACCCACGCAGGCAGCGCCCACCACCACGCCGACCACGCCCACCACCACGCCCACCACCCCGCCCACCACCCCGCCCACCAACGCGCCGACCACCGCGCCGACCACCGCGCCGACCACCGCGCCGACCACCGCGCCGACAGGACCGGAGCCTCCGCCCGCTGCTCCCGACCCACCGGCCGTCAGCCCGGCGGCACCTGCGGAGGAATCTCCCGCACCCGAGGCGGGGCCGACTGTGCTCGGCACGGTCGCACTCCACCCGGGCGGGACGGTGACGCTCGACCGGCTCGACCTCGACCCCGCCGGAGGGCAGCAGCTGCTCGACGTGACGGCCCTCGGCGGTCCTTCGGGACTGGCGCTGACCGTCGAGCTGCTCACCGACGGCACCACGAGACTGGGGGTCGGCAGCGCCACCGTCGTGGTCGGCGTCCTCGAGGGTGATCTCGACGCCGGCGACCTCGTCGGCTGA
- a CDS encoding sensor histidine kinase: protein MADVVGRVPSVPPRRAGPVTGGLDGPELPDQPDLSDLPDVPVGLVALDVAADQAGTAAAPGARRPPGARGPGPRSRPRLRRSRARDGWRVPVTRYVVVSLVVLLVVGVLTDAVMSSLARQRALDAAVGRTDRFAETVVLPLLPDVADGSAVAAGPAAARSPVPSPALDAVVDSRVADGSLRSVTVWSADGTLVYARGRGSRDDVVSDDTDALPGGPVLRLQDADDASVDVDGLSSLPGRGLARLAPGDHAHVVVLAGEEGERDPLLVEVVAPAPELLDVADSLRLPMVAAALLALVVLGFAQLPLAVSLARRVSVAERSRRVLLAQAVASADLERRRLARQLHDDVIQDLAGLGYGLESLQRHGPQEHRAELEAARALVTDDVAKLRGILTDLYPSDLDGGRLTERLEALAAPLRDEGVDVVVRVGAVDHLDRTRTRLVHRVARECLANAHKHAHARTVTVSLRDGGSGTVLRVEDDGRGFDVTGAREEGHFGLTIVRDLVTEIGGSLDVRSRPGRGTTVTLLLPPA, encoded by the coding sequence GTGGCTGACGTCGTGGGTCGCGTGCCCTCGGTGCCGCCGCGGCGGGCCGGGCCGGTCACAGGGGGGCTGGACGGACCCGAGCTGCCCGACCAGCCCGACCTCTCGGACCTGCCTGACGTCCCCGTCGGACTCGTCGCCCTCGACGTGGCCGCGGACCAGGCCGGCACCGCCGCCGCGCCAGGAGCGCGCCGCCCGCCCGGCGCCCGCGGCCCGGGACCGCGGTCGCGACCGCGGCTCCGCCGGAGCCGGGCCCGGGACGGCTGGCGGGTGCCGGTCACCCGCTACGTCGTCGTGAGCCTCGTCGTGCTCCTCGTCGTCGGGGTGCTCACCGACGCGGTCATGTCCTCCCTCGCGAGGCAACGCGCCCTCGACGCAGCCGTCGGCCGGACCGACCGCTTCGCCGAGACCGTCGTCCTGCCGCTGCTGCCAGACGTCGCCGACGGCTCGGCCGTGGCGGCCGGCCCCGCCGCTGCCCGCTCGCCGGTCCCGTCGCCGGCCCTGGACGCCGTCGTCGACTCGCGTGTCGCCGACGGCTCGCTCCGCTCCGTCACGGTCTGGTCGGCCGACGGCACGCTCGTGTACGCCCGGGGCCGCGGCAGCCGCGACGACGTCGTCTCCGACGACACGGACGCGCTGCCGGGCGGGCCGGTGCTGCGCCTGCAGGACGCCGACGACGCCTCGGTCGACGTCGACGGCCTCTCGTCGCTGCCGGGTCGAGGGCTCGCGCGGCTGGCCCCCGGCGACCACGCGCACGTCGTCGTGCTCGCGGGGGAGGAGGGGGAGAGGGACCCGCTCCTCGTGGAGGTGGTCGCGCCGGCGCCGGAGCTGCTCGACGTCGCCGACTCGCTGCGTCTGCCGATGGTGGCGGCCGCCCTGCTCGCCCTCGTCGTCCTCGGGTTCGCCCAGCTCCCGCTGGCGGTGTCCCTCGCCCGGCGGGTCTCCGTCGCCGAACGGTCCCGGCGCGTGCTCCTCGCCCAGGCGGTGGCCTCGGCGGACCTCGAGCGCCGCCGTCTCGCGCGCCAGCTCCACGACGACGTCATCCAGGACCTCGCCGGCCTCGGGTACGGCCTCGAGTCGTTGCAGCGGCACGGACCGCAGGAGCACCGGGCCGAGCTGGAGGCGGCCCGTGCGCTGGTGACCGACGACGTCGCGAAGCTCCGGGGCATCCTCACCGACCTCTACCCGTCCGACCTCGACGGCGGCCGCCTGACCGAGCGCCTCGAGGCCCTGGCGGCGCCGCTGCGCGACGAGGGTGTCGACGTCGTGGTGCGCGTCGGAGCGGTCGACCACCTCGACCGCACGCGGACGAGGCTGGTGCACCGCGTGGCCCGGGAGTGTCTCGCCAACGCGCACAAGCACGCGCACGCGAGGACGGTGACCGTGAGCCTGCGCGACGGCGGGTCGGGGACGGTGCTGCGGGTGGAGGACGACGGCCGGGGCTTCGACGTGACCGGTGCGCGTGAGGAGGGGCACTTCGGTCTCACGATCGTCCGGGACCTCGTGACGGAGATCGGTGGCTCACTGGACGTGCGCAGTCGGCCGGGCCGCGGCACCACGGTGACCCTCCTGCTGCCGCCCGCCTGA
- a CDS encoding general stress protein, translating into MAFSGSGTPRGVPRLPTPFHGEPIATYDTYEQAQRAVDYLSDEKFPVQKVAIIGTDLRMVERVTGRLNYPRVAGAGAASGAYFGLFVGLLLTLFGTGGIDVWLAAALIGAGFGMLFGVISFSFTGGRRDFTSASQIVAQQYQVVAVAEVANQARNVLRGLPNSGVDPGPSTPGAPGVPEDPYRPPGPRD; encoded by the coding sequence ATGGCGTTCTCCGGTAGCGGCACCCCACGGGGCGTGCCCCGCCTGCCCACCCCGTTCCACGGGGAGCCGATCGCGACGTACGACACGTACGAGCAGGCGCAGCGCGCCGTCGACTACCTGTCGGACGAGAAGTTCCCCGTGCAGAAGGTCGCGATCATCGGCACGGACCTGCGGATGGTCGAGCGGGTGACGGGCCGACTCAACTACCCGCGCGTCGCCGGCGCAGGGGCCGCGAGCGGGGCGTACTTCGGGCTGTTCGTCGGCCTGCTGCTCACGCTGTTCGGCACCGGTGGCATCGACGTGTGGCTCGCCGCCGCCCTCATCGGCGCGGGCTTCGGCATGCTGTTCGGCGTCATCTCGTTCAGCTTCACCGGCGGCCGTCGCGACTTCACGTCGGCGAGCCAGATCGTCGCGCAGCAGTACCAGGTCGTCGCCGTCGCCGAGGTGGCGAACCAGGCCCGCAACGTCCTGCGCGGCCTGCCGAACTCCGGCGTCGACCCGGGTCCCAGCACCCCCGGGGCCCCGGGCGTGCCCGAGGACCCCTACCGGCCGCCGGGCCCCCGCGACTGA
- a CDS encoding Dps family protein has product MATSSAQRGGYTIPGLDESQASTLVDLLQDRLTALTDLHLVLKHVHWNVVGPHFIAVHEMIDPQVDDVRAMTDEIAERIATLGGSPVGTMGAMVKARSWDDYSLRRAGTAEHLGALDVVYQGVIGDHRKAIESAGDLDPVSEDMLIAQAGKLELFHWFVRAHLENSAGELVTGGETTEKGAASAAGTLEHDED; this is encoded by the coding sequence GTGGCGACCTCCTCGGCCCAGCGCGGCGGCTACACGATCCCCGGCCTCGACGAGTCGCAGGCCTCGACGCTCGTCGACCTGCTGCAGGACCGGCTCACCGCGCTCACCGACCTCCACCTCGTGCTCAAGCACGTGCACTGGAACGTGGTGGGCCCGCACTTCATCGCGGTCCACGAGATGATCGACCCGCAGGTCGACGACGTCCGTGCGATGACCGACGAGATCGCCGAGCGCATCGCGACGCTCGGCGGCAGCCCGGTCGGGACGATGGGGGCGATGGTGAAGGCCCGCTCGTGGGACGACTACTCGCTGCGTCGCGCCGGCACCGCGGAGCACCTCGGCGCACTCGACGTCGTGTACCAGGGCGTCATCGGCGACCACCGGAAGGCCATCGAGTCCGCGGGTGACCTCGACCCGGTGAGCGAGGACATGCTCATCGCGCAGGCCGGCAAGCTCGAGCTCTTCCACTGGTTCGTCCGCGCCCACCTGGAGAACTCCGCCGGCGAGCTCGTCACCGGCGGGGAGACGACCGAGAAGGGCGCCGCGAGCGCCGCCGGGACCCTCGAGCACGACGAGGACTGA